One genomic segment of Ctenopharyngodon idella isolate HZGC_01 chromosome 7, HZGC01, whole genome shotgun sequence includes these proteins:
- the kcnk7 gene encoding potassium channel, subfamily K, member 7: MAIFADKVRTFLRAHAFTFMMMAYGLLIIIGAVVLMILEQPEENLLVTEIRELKARFLAENPCVKESSLDSLLMNVLSASKRGVAVLKSDSDECNFDFTSSLFFVITFLTTTGYGTTVPLSDEGRVFCVVYCLVGIPFTMLLLSSLTHALLPRVTHTPIQNLQVFWGLSRNHAALLHCSVLAFCTATLFFLIPAGALCLLESNWSYLESLYFCFISLSTTGLVDYLPGRTQSLAARQGLEFATSCYLILGLIVLLVVLESFWELQQVQGILRFFAGPREGELKGVGLDELVLSWDMTGPEEEPHYTLPISTISPAFSDSPATPTIELPPIFDMPPMATSKENVPPSLRPNSTPDLCQSPSTT, from the exons ATGGCTATTTTTGCGGATAAAGTTCGGACTTTTCTGCGTGCTCACGCGTTCACCTTCATGATGATGGCCTATGGCCTCTTGATTATCATCGGTGCTGTTGTTTTGATGATATTGGAGCAACCTGAGGAGAATTTGCTCGTTACAGAGATCCGTGAACTAAAAGCTCGTTTTTTGGCAGAGAACCCTTGTGTTAAGGAAAGCAGTTTGGATAGTTTGTTAATGAACGTGCTTTCTGCGAGTAAACGTGGCGTGGCCGTACTGAAATCCGACAGCGATGAATGCAACTTCGACTTTACGTCGTCGCTGTTTTTCGTCATTACCTTCCTCACGACCACAG GTTATGGCACCACTGTGCCCCTTTCGGATGAGGGCCGTGTGTTCTGTGTTGTTTACTGTCTTGTGGGCATCCCATTCACCATGCTGCTGCTGTCAAGCCTCACTCATGCCCTTCTGCCCCGGGTAACACACACTCCTATTCAGAACCTTCAAGTCTTCTGGGGACTGTCTCGCAACCATGCTGCGTTGCTGCACTGCAGTGTGCTTGCCTTTTGCACAGCGACATTGTTCTTTCTAATACCCGCTGGTGCCCTCTGTCTGCTGGAGAGCAACTGGAGTTACCTGGAGTcgctgtatttttgttttatctcACTTAGCACGACTGGACTGGTTGACTACCTGCCTGGGAGGACGCAAAGCCTAGCAGCACGTCAGGGGCTGGAGTTCGCAACCTCCT GTTACCTGATACTTGGGCTGATTGTCCTGCTTGTTGTTCTGGAAAGCTTCTGGGAACTGCAGCAGGTTCAAGGCATTCTGCGTTTTTTCGCAGGACCACGGGAGGGTGAGCTGAAGGGGGTGGGTTTGGATGAGCTTGTGCTCAGTTGGGACATGACAGGTCCAGAAGAGGAACCTCATTATACTCTTCCTATATCCACAATCTCCCCTGCTTTCTCAGACTCACCTGCCACTCCAACAATAGAGCTGCCACCAATCTTTGACATGCCACCCATGGCGACCTCCAAAGAAAATGTACCCCCTTCACTAAGACCAAACTCCACACCAGATCTGTGTCAATCCCCGTCCACTACATAA